The genomic stretch CGTTGGCGTGGGACATGAAACCTCCAGGTAGGGGTTGTGGGCATGACGGCGGCCCGGCCCACCGGGGGTGCGTGGGTCGGGTGATCGACAGGACCGAGTTGCGCGCAGGGCGCGGGGGTGACCGCGTCCACCGGGTACGTGGGGCGGGTCGGTGATGCCGGCGCGTACTGCGCGCCGTGGAGCGGGTGGTTGGTGCGACCTCGGGGTCGCCGCGCGGTGTGCTGCCGACCGGCGTGAGCGGGTGGGCGGGACGCACCGGAGGGTGCGGCGGGGATCCCTGAGGTGGGACCGAACCGGGGTGGAGAAATATGGAGGTGTGGTTGGTGCCGTGAACGGTAGCGGCCGGTTCTGTCAGGCCGGTCCGGCGAGTTGATCGCCGACTAGTGGGGCTGACCTGCGCTGTGAGAGCAAACGGCGCTTGTCTCGCGGATGTCGGCAGGGTCGCTGTGAGACTCCGCGACTCTCACAAATGATCTCGTTCTGGGTAGACGTGGGCAGTAGGCCGTTCTACAGGTCGTCGAAGCGCTGTGGGTTGGTGACCGTGTCGGGTCCGTGGTCCGACGGCAGTTCGTGCAGGTGCCGCCGGTGGGTGGGGTTCGAGACGAGGGTCCAGACTCTGCCGGCGGGGTCGGGGCAGTGCACGGCGGTGGCGATCGGGCTGGCGCTGCGCAGTCCGGCGAGGACATTGAGCAGGCTGGCCTCGCGGCGGCGGCTGGGCACCCAGAACAGCACGGGGTAGCGGGGACCGAAGGTGGTGAGGCGTTCGTAGCCGCGGAGCTTGGCCACGACCCGGGCCAGGTTCTCGGTGTCGTTGTCGTGCTCCAGGAAGAAGCCCGTCGAGGTGCCCGTCGTCGTCCAGATGCCGTGCCCGTCGGGGCGGATGCCGGCCTGGGCGTAGACGGTGGTGGCGTGCTGCTCGGACCACCACCGTGACAGGTCGGCGTCGGCGCGGCGGCGGGCGGTGGCGATCAGGTCGGTGAAGAACTGGTTGACGCCGAGCAGGTGGTTGACCTGGCCGCTGGCGGCGATCCGCTTGCTGCGTTCCAGGGAGCTGCGGGGCGGTTTGCCGCCGATGCCGGCGGGGTCGTGGTAGGCGCTCGGGTGTAGTTGCAGGCCGACGGGCCGAGGGTGTAGAGCAGCGATCCGTAGCGGCCGTGGGCGCCGCTGCGGCCGAAGCGGTGCAGCACGTCGAGGCGGTGCAGGATCGTGAGCCGCCGCTGGGCGGTGCGACGGCCGTCGAAGAGGGCGTGGGTGATCTGGTCGGTGGACAGCAGGTAGTGCTCGGCCAGCAGGGCGAGCAGGGCATGGTCGCGGGGGACGATACGACCGAAGACGGCGAGGGGATCAGGTTTGCTGGAGGCGGACGGAACACGGGAGTACACGGTTTGCTCCTAGGCAGGAAGGGTTCCCCTCCCGATCGGGAGGGTGTCTGGCAGAGAGGAGGGCGGTGCGGAGGGTCTGTCAGGGGGCGTGTGCGGCACTGACAGCCCAGGTCAGCACTGTTCGGCTGGCATCCGGCGGTCACCGGTGACGATCCCCGTGACGAGCCGGTGCGCGACCCGGGCGACGCCACCGGCTGACCGATGAGTCAGGCGCGGTCACTCTTCGGCCGGGGCCGCCGATCGTCGGGCTTACGGCTGAGCCGCTCGACGAGGTCGTCGACAGCGCTGGTGTCCTGACTAGGTACCGCCGCCGCTGCTGCCTGCCGGATGGCGGTCGCCTCACCGACGACCGGCCTCGGCGGTCGGGTCCGCATCGTGAACGCCGGCGTCTGCCGGCCATCGACGACCAGACGCGCCGCCGCGGTGTACGCGTCCAGGTGGGCGAGGTCGTGCTCACCCAGCTCGGGCACGGTGTGCCGGGACAGCACCTTCGCGTCCTCCGGCGCCACCGTGAAGTAGACCTTGTTACGGGCGTTCGCCGACGCGGCGGCGAGCAGGTCGCGTGGAAACTGCGCCAGGTCCTGGTGGGCGAGCACCAGCGAGAGCCGGTACTTGCGTGCCTCGGCGAGCATCGTGTCCAGGCTGTTGGCGAGGGTGAGGAAGTTCTGCGCCTCATCAATGATCAATGTGGCATCATGTCGCCGGTCGGGGGCGGTGGCGGCGCGGGCGGTGGCGGCCTGCCACACCTGTGCGAGGACGAGGGAGCCGAGCAGCCGGCTGGTGTCCTCGCCGAGGATGCCCTTGGGGATACGGACGAGCAGCACGCCGCCGTCCAACACGCGGCCCATGTCGAAGCTGGACTTCGGGTACCGCATAGTCCGCTTCACGAAGTCTCGCAGCAGGAAGGACCGCAACCTGGCGAGGACCGGCCCGATGACCTGTGAGCGCAGGCTGTCGTTGAGGCTGTCGTACCACTGCCAGAAGCCGCTGAGCCCGGCCGGGTCGTCCAGGTCCACTGTCATCGCGCTTCTGAACTGCCGGGTAGACGGCGGGAGTTTCACCCGCCGTCCCCCACAGATCCGGACGTGAACCTCTCGACTCATCCGGCTCGTGCCGTTCGGTTGTCAGGTCGTGTACCGCATCGCCCAGTGCGCGAACAGGTCGGGCGACCGTTGCCGGACGTCTCGTAGCCATACTCGAGCTCTGTCGTCGCTGCGTTTGAGTCGCTTGTACTTCCACTTCGCCCAGCGCATCAGATGACGATCGATGCGCTTGCCGATCGGGTAGACCGCGCTCGGGTAAAACACGGTGAAGTAGTTCAACCAGCCCCGAAGGACAGGGTTGACCTCTACGGCGAGGTCTGCCAGGTTGCCGGTCGTGCGTCGATGTAGCCGCCAGGACGCGACCTTGCGGCTCATATCGGTCAGCTTCCCCGGGGCAACCGCGGGTAGGAACCCGGTCCGGGCCCTTCCGCGGATCTTGTCCCATGCCTTCCGGGGACGAAACGCGTACCCGCAGAACGTGAACGTCACCAGCTCGTAGTCGAGACGGCGCCGGTCGTCTTTGCAGTACACGATGCGCGTCTTGTCGGGGTGCAACTGCAACCCGATGTCCGCGAACCGACGATCGATCGCCTGACGCACCTGTTGCGCCTGACGTTCGGTCACGCAGTGGACCACCACATCGTCTGCGAACCGCTCGAACCCGACCCCGGGAAACTCACGGCCCATCCAGGTGTCGAAGCCGTAGTGCAGAAAAATGTTGGCGATCAACGGGGAGATCGGACCACCCTGCGGTGTCCCCTTGTTCCGATGGGTCAGGGTCCCGTCGGGCATCAGCATCGGCGCTCTCAACCAGCGCTCCACATACAGCATGACCCACGGGTGAGTCGTGTGACGCGCCACCGCCTTGAGCATCAAATCCCACCGCACGGAGTCGAAAAAGGCCTTGACGTCCAAATCGACGACCCAGTCCTTCTTGAAACACCGCTGCCGACACACCCGAATCGCATCAATCGGGGACCGTCCGGGACGATATCCGTAGGAGTCGTCGTGGAACACCTTCTCCACCTCCGGCTCCAACACCAGCACCGCCACCGTCTGCGCCACCCGGTCGACCACATTGGGAATGCCCAGAATCCTGACCCCACCCTTCTTCGGGATCTCCACCGCCCGGACCGGGCCGGGGAAATAGCTGCCCGACGACATACGGTTCCACAGTCGGTAGAGGTTGTCAGCCAACCTCGTTTCGAACTGTTCGATCGTCACTCCGTCGGCCCCGGCCGCTCCGCCATTACCTTTCACCTTCAACCACGCGGCCCAGATCAGCCGCTTTGGGATATCGTGCGACTTGCCTGTCAACCCTGGCTGACTCACGCGGTTCCTCCCTCACGGTTGACCGCACAAACCAGCCTGAACGACCCCGCCCCTTCGCTCCCCGACCCACTGCGATACGCAGGCGGTTCACAGCTACTACGGGCGAGTCCGCCAGCGTCCCCGCATCGGTACTCTGCTCCTCGCGGTTTCCTCCGCTTGGAGTCCTCCCTCTCGCCGCCGGTAAACCGACGGACGGTATCGGGGTCCGCCTTCACACGTTCCGTATGAGAGCCTGGACCGGGCTCATGCTGCCTATATGCCGGACACCACCTGGGCAGTAAGCGGATATCCCCCAGGCTCATCCCGAGACTCACCTCCGGCCTCGGTTCTGATGTCGTCTGACTGAGTTTCGACACGTCAACGGCAGAGAACTCGACGTTCATCGCTCATCTTCCCGGTCCATACCTGACGCGATCACAGTCACGCCTTTTCCAACGACGCTCAGGACGACGGTCTTCAGCCAACGCCCCTCGTGGTGGTTTGAAGCCTGCTTCCGCAAGCCGGCTCCGGAGGGCCAAACAACCTCCATCTCCCATACAGCACCGCAGTCCACGAGACCGTCATCAATCTTTGCCTCGCTTTCCACGTTCGTGTTCACAAGAGATCACCTCAGTAAGCGGATATCCCCCAGGCTCATCCCGAGACTCACCTCCGGCCTCGGTTCTGATGTCGTCTGACTGAGTTTCGACACGTCAACGACAGAGAACTCGACGTTCATCGCTCATCTTCCCGGTCCATACCTGACGCGATCACAGTCACGCCTTTTCCAACGACGCTCAGGACGACGGTCTTCAGCCAACGCCCCTCGTGGTGGTTTGAAGCCTGCTTCCGCAAGCCGGCTCCGGAGGGCCAAACAACCTCCATCTCCCATACAGCACCGCAGTCCACGAGACCGTCATCAATCTTTGCCTCGCTTTCCACGTTCGTGTTCACAAGAGGCGAGTTCAGCAACGGCGGGATGTGTTGCAGGGTCACGTTGTTGTGGCGTAGCAGGGTCAGGCAGGCGACGCGCATGACGTCGTCCATTCGCGGCCCCCACGCCTTGGCGAAGATGTTCCCGAAGATCGACACGAGGTTGTCGACCACGAGGTCCGGGTCCTCGCCCTCAAGAGGATTCAGCGTGGGCGGGTTGTCCTGGTCGGGGTCGAAGAGCACGACGCGGTCGCCGACGTCGGCGGGGAGCCGGTCGAGAATGTCCAGCACCAGGTCGCCGTGCGGGTCGATGACAACGGTGCCCCGCCCCGCCTTGATGTCGTCGAGGGCCATGTTGACCAGCAGGGTGGTCTTGCCGGAGCCCGTCGAACCGATCACATGCATGTGATACCTCGCATCCGGCACCGACAGCCCCACACTGTGGCCACCGATTTCGGCGTCGCCCAACATCTTCACGCCACGCCCACCACCGGGAACCGCGACCGGCGCCGGCATCGACGCGGCCCGCGCCCGGTCCAGGCCGGGAACGGCGAGATCCTGCGGTAGCGCCGCGAGTGCCGCGAGTTCCGGGGCGGAGGTGAGGAACCCCGGACCGAGCCGGCGGGCGGCGAGGACGGTCACCGGCGCGGACATCCGGGCCCGGTGGGAGAGCCGGTTGCGGCCGGTGTAGATGGCGAACGCCGACGCGAGGGTGTCGGCGATGCCCCGCAGCCGACCGGACGGGTCAGCTGCGGGCCGGCGGCTGGTGGTGGCGACCCCGTACCGGATACCGGTCTGCCACAGCGGGTGCGCCGTCTTGTCGAGGATCGCCCGGACGTCCCGTTCCACGGTCGGATCTCTGCGGGAGACCGGTGACGTGGCGCGGCCGGCACCGCCGCCGGGCAGGAACGCGTCCAGCAGCCACAGCACCGGCGCGGCCGGGTTGATCGCCGGTACGGCGGTCTTGCCGGCCCGCAGCCGCCCGGCCGCCCGGCGGGCCCGTGCCGCCCTACGCGGGGTGGCGGGACGGGCCAGGATCTGCACGCAGGCGTACTCGCCGGGTTTGAGCTGGGCGCCGGCGGACATCAGCGGGCGTAGCGGGTCGGTGTCGTGGTCGGTGGCCAAAGGAAGCCACTCCGCGTACACCGGCAGCAGGTGTCCGCCTACGGCGGGACGCGCGTCCAAGGGGATCGGCGGTTGCGGATGGTCGTCGGTGGTGGTGGCCGAGCTGGGCCACGCCGCTCGCACCGCCGCCTCGACCGCCCCGGGCGGAACGGTGCCGGGTACCCAGATCGAGATAAGCAGTTGTCGGCCGAGCCAGGTGTACTGCCACACGACGTGCGGGGCGCCGTAAAGCAGGCGCCGCCGCCGGGACGGGGTCAGCACTCCGGCGAGGTTCGCCCACAATGCGGCAGCGCTGTGCGGGTCGACCTGCGGCGGCGGCGCGATCGTCACGAGGCGTGCACCGTGAGCGTGGTGGCGGTGCCGCCAGATCTCCACCAGGTTGCGGCCAGCCACCCAGACGGCGAGCAGGCCAGCGGCGACACCGGCCAGCCACGGCCGCTGTGTAACCCACACGGCGGCGTCGACCAGGGCGGCGCCGGGTCCTGCGGGTGGCGCAACGGAATCGGCGCCCGGCCCGAACGTGGGGCTGGGCGTCGGTGGCAACGAAGCGAGAACCGCTCGGAACGCTTCGGTCGTTGGTGTCACAGGTCGTCCTCCTCGTCGAGGTCGGCCAACTCGGCTGGGTTCGTGGTGCACAGCTCGTGCTCTGCCTCCGAGGAAATGGATTCGAAGCTCGTTCTGCTCACCCCGGAGATCAACAATCCCTGGCCGCGGCGGGCCGACAGCAGCAGCCGCCGCTCGCCGCCGGTGAGGCCGAAAGCCTCTCCGACGGCGTCGATGGCCTGGGGCGCCTGCCGCAGCAGCACCTGCGTGGCGGCGTTGGACACCACCGCCTGGCCGAGGTCCGTGCCGAGCACGTCGGCGGCGTCCTGGGTGACCACGGTCAGGCCCGCGTTGCGTTTACGCGCCGCCTTCGACATGCGGAAGAGAAACCTTGCGCCCTCGCCGTCACGCATCAGCAACCAGGCCTCGTCGACCACGACGAGCCGCCGCTGCGGCGGGCCGACCGGCGCGTCGACCGTGCGCCAGATCGAGTCCAGCGCGAGTAGCGTGCCGACCGTGCGTAGCTCGTCGGGCAGGTGACGGAGGGACCACACGACGAGGTGCCCGAGCGGGGTTTGGGTGGTCGGCCCGTTGAACAGGTCGGCGAAGCTGCCCTGTACCCACGGCGCGAGCCGGGCGGCCAGAGTCGCGGCGGCCGGGTCGTCGTCGGCGCGCAGCGTCTCGGCCAGGTCGCGCAGCAGGGGCGCCGGTCGGTGATGTGTGGCCGGGTCCGCCGTGATGCCGGCGGACCGGTAGACGGCGAGGATGGCCCGGTCCAGGGCGGCCCGCTCCGCTGGGGGCGGCTGATGCCCGAGCAGCACGCTGATCAGCGTGTGCAGGAACAGCCCACGGCGGGTGAGCACGTCCGGACGCCGGTCGCCGGCCGGCAGATCCAGGGGGTTGATCTTCACGCCGGGGAGGCCGAGGCGCACGGCGCTGCCGCCGACCGCGTCGCACAGTCGCAGGTACTCGTCCTCGGGATCGACGACCGCGACCTGCACACCCTGGTAGAGGCTGCGCAGGATCTCCAACTTGACGAAGTACGACTTCCCCGCCCCACTTCGGGCGAGGACGATGGAGTTGTGGTTCTCCTGCGTCCAGCGGTCCCACCAGACGATCCCGGCGCTGGCGGGGTTGACGCCGTAGAGGACGCCACCGGTGGCTGGCGGGTCACCGGGCAGCGGCGCGGGCAGATCCGGTGACGCCAGCGGGAACGAGCTGGCCAGGGCTTGGGTGTCCATGGTGCGCAGCATCCGCAGCCCGTCGGAGGCCAGCGGCAGGGTGGTGGTCCATCCGGGAAGCTGCCGCCAGGTCGCGGGTTGTACCTCCAGCAGGGTTGATGCGGCGGCGGCCCGGACCTGCGCGCACGCCTGCAGTAGTTCGTCTTCGGTGCGGGCGTGCACGGTGAGATACAGGCCGACGCGGAACAGCTTCGCCGCGCCCCGGGCGAGGCGTTCGGCCAGGTCGCCGGCGTCGTGCGCGGCGGCGTCGACGTAGGGGTCGGCCAGCTTGCCCCGCTCGGAGTCGGCCCGCCGGGAGGACTCCAGCCGGGCCCGCTGCTTTCGCAGCCGGGACGCGGCGATCGGTGCCGGGAGCGGCTCGATGTGCATGGCGAGGTCGAGCCGGCCCGGCCAGGACAGCAGCGGTTCCAGCCACGCCGGGCCGACCTCGGCCGGGTAGCCGGTCACCACCAGGGTGGCGGCGTATCCGTCGCCGACGTGCAGCCAGCGGGGGGTGACCTCGACCGTGGCCGGTGCGACCGCCGACGCCAGCGAGGCCGGCGGGGCTTCCACAGCCGCGCCGCCGGAGCGTCTCCTCCTGATCATGGCTTCCTCCTCTTCCTGGGGTTGCGAGCGGGGGCGCTCGCGGTGATGACGGCATCGGGTGCGGCGAGGCCGCCCGGGCGCGGTGGCCGGTAGGGGTCGGCGGCGGAAGTCAGAGCGGCGGTCACTGCCGCGCCGTCGAGCACCCGGGGGCTGACGCCGAGCCCGGCCAGTGCCCGAACGGTGTCGTCGGCGCGGCGCCGCGCGGCGTGACCGGTGCGCTCGCCTGCGGTCGTGCGGTGGACGACCAGGACCTGCCGGCGCAGCGGGTCGCGCCGCGAGGCGAGGTCGCCGAGGAACTCGGCGTGATCGGCGCACGCCGCGCGAAGCTGCGGATGCGGCTGGGCATCCGCGGCGGCGGCGAGCGCACGGCTGTGAGACGCCAGATCGACCGGCTGCGCCGACACGACGATCTGCGTCGGCGTGGACAGGCTGTTGAGCCACCGTCCCCAGCTATCGATGAGGGCCGCCTGCTCGTCGGGGGTGCGCAGCGCGAGGTTCACCGTGGTGGTGCCGACGATCGCGGCGCGGGCGCCCCCGAGACTGATCTCCCCGTCGTCGTCGATGGCGTCGGCGGGCAGCCGCAACGGCGCCGGCAGCGGCGTCCGGCCGCTCTTCGGCGTCTCGACCCAGTCCGGCGCACCGGGATCCGTCGCGACGTCAGCGGCGGCCAGCGACCGAGGGGTACGGGTGTGACGGATCGCGTGTAGCAGCCACTCGTCCAGGGGCAGGCCGTCTCGGCGACCGAGCGCTAGACCGATCACCAGCCCGCCCAACACCACACCAGCACCGATGAGCACCGGTACCGGGACCACCGTGTTCAAGGCTTGCCATACGCCGTAGTACAGAAGCGCTCCGGCGGCGACGATGGCCAGTTGGTGGAAGGTCAGGCCGTAGGCGACCTTGTCGGGGGCGTCGACGTCGGCGGGCATGCGCGTGCGTGCGGGGCCGGTGTCGGGTTCGGGGGTGCTCATCTGACGGTCCTTCGCAGGTTGGAGAGTCCGGGGACGGTGCGGGTGAGCTGCTGCACCACGACGACGCGGGCGGCGGCGCCGAGCATCGCGGTGGTGCCGTGTCCGTTCTGGCCCGCCCAGCGGGCCATCAGGGCGGGGATCTTGACGGTGGTCCACAGCAGGACCACGACGACCAGGAGGTTGAGGGTGCCGCCGGGGTCGGCGGGCATCCCGAACACGGGCAGCATGGTCGCCGGGTCGAGCAGGACCTGTTCTCCGGCGGTGAGGAAGAACGCCTGCGCGACGGGTATGGCCAGGCAGCCGGTGTAGGCGCGCCACCACAGGCGGGCCAGTGGGTCGGTCTGTGGCAGGGCGTGGCAGGCCAGGGCCAGTGGGGCGATGGCGGTCAGGACCAGTAGAGCGACGAACCGGCCGATGAGTTGGATCGCGGTCGTCGCGATGAGGATCGTGATGATCAGGGTGAGGACGAGGAACAGTAGGGGCACGGCACGGTCTTGGGCGGCGGTGAGGTGGGTCTGGATCGCGGTGAACGTGCCGTCGCTGTCGTAGCCGTCGGCGACGGCTGCGGTCAGGGCGTTGGTGAGGTCGATGAGCTGGGCGCAGACCAGTTGGGAGAAGTGCGCGGCGGTGAATCCGACGACCAGTCGGGGCAGGAGGTCCTTGGCCGTGTAGCGGGCCTGTTCGTCGCCGCCGGCGACCATGATCAGGATTCCGGCGGC from Micromonospora craniellae encodes the following:
- the ltrA gene encoding group II intron reverse transcriptase/maturase, coding for MSQPGLTGKSHDIPKRLIWAAWLKVKGNGGAAGADGVTIEQFETRLADNLYRLWNRMSSGSYFPGPVRAVEIPKKGGVRILGIPNVVDRVAQTVAVLVLEPEVEKVFHDDSYGYRPGRSPIDAIRVCRQRCFKKDWVVDLDVKAFFDSVRWDLMLKAVARHTTHPWVMLYVERWLRAPMLMPDGTLTHRNKGTPQGGPISPLIANIFLHYGFDTWMGREFPGVGFERFADDVVVHCVTERQAQQVRQAIDRRFADIGLQLHPDKTRIVYCKDDRRRLDYELVTFTFCGYAFRPRKAWDKIRGRARTGFLPAVAPGKLTDMSRKVASWRLHRRTTGNLADLAVEVNPVLRGWLNYFTVFYPSAVYPIGKRIDRHLMRWAKWKYKRLKRSDDRARVWLRDVRQRSPDLFAHWAMRYTT
- a CDS encoding VirB4 family type IV secretion system protein, which codes for MIRRRRSGGAAVEAPPASLASAVAPATVEVTPRWLHVGDGYAATLVVTGYPAEVGPAWLEPLLSWPGRLDLAMHIEPLPAPIAASRLRKQRARLESSRRADSERGKLADPYVDAAAHDAGDLAERLARGAAKLFRVGLYLTVHARTEDELLQACAQVRAAAASTLLEVQPATWRQLPGWTTTLPLASDGLRMLRTMDTQALASSFPLASPDLPAPLPGDPPATGGVLYGVNPASAGIVWWDRWTQENHNSIVLARSGAGKSYFVKLEILRSLYQGVQVAVVDPEDEYLRLCDAVGGSAVRLGLPGVKINPLDLPAGDRRPDVLTRRGLFLHTLISVLLGHQPPPAERAALDRAILAVYRSAGITADPATHHRPAPLLRDLAETLRADDDPAAATLAARLAPWVQGSFADLFNGPTTQTPLGHLVVWSLRHLPDELRTVGTLLALDSIWRTVDAPVGPPQRRLVVVDEAWLLMRDGEGARFLFRMSKAARKRNAGLTVVTQDAADVLGTDLGQAVVSNAATQVLLRQAPQAIDAVGEAFGLTGGERRLLLSARRGQGLLISGVSRTSFESISSEAEHELCTTNPAELADLDEEDDL
- a CDS encoding type IV secretion system protein, which produces MTVWMLDQILGWMTTAVLACLDAIFDLITGVLLTTPRVTALPQVQALTGRSVWIVDAVFVLAFVAAGILIMVAGGDEQARYTAKDLLPRLVVGFTAAHFSQLVCAQLIDLTNALTAAVADGYDSDGTFTAIQTHLTAAQDRAVPLLFLVLTLIITILIATTAIQLIGRFVALLVLTAIAPLALACHALPQTDPLARLWWRAYTGCLAIPVAQAFFLTAGEQVLLDPATMLPVFGMPADPGGTLNLLVVVVLLWTTVKIPALMARWAGQNGHGTTAMLGAAARVVVVQQLTRTVPGLSNLRRTVR
- a CDS encoding PrgI family protein, which produces MPADVDAPDKVAYGLTFHQLAIVAAGALLYYGVWQALNTVVPVPVLIGAGVVLGGLVIGLALGRRDGLPLDEWLLHAIRHTRTPRSLAAADVATDPGAPDWVETPKSGRTPLPAPLRLPADAIDDDGEISLGGARAAIVGTTTVNLALRTPDEQAALIDSWGRWLNSLSTPTQIVVSAQPVDLASHSRALAAAADAQPHPQLRAACADHAEFLGDLASRRDPLRRQVLVVHRTTAGERTGHAARRRADDTVRALAGLGVSPRVLDGAAVTAALTSAADPYRPPRPGGLAAPDAVITASAPARNPRKRRKP